A window of the Hordeum vulgare subsp. vulgare chromosome 5H, MorexV3_pseudomolecules_assembly, whole genome shotgun sequence genome harbors these coding sequences:
- the LOC123452736 gene encoding diphosphomevalonate decarboxylase MVD2, peroxisomal-like codes for MGATEPQWVLMATGRSPTNIAVIKYWGKRDEALILPVNDSISVTLDPDHLSATTTVAASPSFPSDRMWLNGKEIALSGGRFQSCLREIRKRARDVVDEKKGIKIKKEDWENLHVHIASYNNFPTAAGLASSAAGFACLVFTLGKLMNVNEDYGELSSIARQGSGSACRSIYGGFVKWCMGKNDDGRDSMAVQLVDETHWDDLVIIIAVVSSKQKETSSTSGMRDTVETSPLLQYRAQTVVPSRILKMEDAIKNRDFESFARLTCADSNQFHAVCLDTSPPIFYMNDTSHRIISLVEKWNHSEGTPQVAYTFDAGPNAVLIARNRKTATLLLQRLLYTFPPQENDLDSYMLGDKSILSDAGLQSIADVEALPPPPEMKTQNQKFKGDVSYFICSRPGAGPKVLVDESHSLIDSATGLAKGV; via the exons ATGGGGGCGACGGAGCCGCAGTGGGTGCTGATGGCCACGGGGCGGTCGCCGACCAACATCGCGGTGATCAAGTACTGGGGGAAGCGGGACGAGGCGCTCATCCTCCCCGTCAACGACAGCATCAGCGTCACCCTCGACCCCGACCAcctctccgccaccaccaccgtcgctGCCAGCCCCTCATTCCCATCCGACCGCATGTGGCTCAACGGCAAG GAGATCGCATTGTCGGGCGGGAGATTCCAGAGCTGCCTGAGGGAGATACGGAAGCGGGCTCGTGATGTCGTGGACGAGAAAAAGGGGATCAAGATCAAGAAAGAGGACTGGGAAAATTTGCATGTCCACATTGCGTCATACAACAACTTCCCAACCGCTGCGGGTTTGGCCTCTTCGGCTGCTGGCTTTGCTTGTCTTG TTTTCACCCTCGGAAAGCTAATGAATGTGAATGAAGATTACGGAGAACTTTCTTCAATAGCAAG GCAGGGGTCTGGAAGTGCATGCCGCAGTATATATGGTGGATTTgtgaaatggtgtatgggaaaa AATGATGATGGAAGGGACAGTATGGCAGTACAGCTTGTTGACGAGACACATTGGGATGATCTTGTTATAATCATAGCAGTG GTCAGTTCAAAGCAGAAGGAAACCAGTAGCACCAGTGGGATGCGAGACACTGTCGAAACAAGCCCCCTCTTGCAATACAGGGCCCAG ACTGTAGTGCCAAGTCGGATATTGAAAATGGAAGATGCTATCAAGAATCGTGATTTTGAATCCTTCGCCAGGTTAACTTGTGCAGATAGCAACCAGTTTCATGCTGTATGCTTGGACACGAGTCCTCCCATCTTCTACATGAACGATACATCACACAG GATAATTAGCCTTGTGGAAAAGTGGAATCACTCAGAAGGAACCCCACAG GTTGCCTACACATTTGATGCTGGGCCTAACGCTGTCCTAATAGCACGAAACCGCAAAACTGCCACCCTTCTCCTTCAGAGGCTTTTATACACTTTCCCCCCACAGGAGAATGACTTGGACAG CTATATGCTCGGCGATAAATCGATCCTAAGCGATGCCGGATTGCAGTCCATAGCCGATGTCGAGGCCCTTCCACCGCCTCCAGAGATGAAGACCCAAAACCAAAAATTCAAGGGTGATGTTAGCTACTTCATCTGCAGTAGGCCTGGGGCCGGCCCAAAAGTTCTTGTCGATGAGAGCCACTCCTTGATTGATTCAGCCACGGGGCTTGCGAAAGGAGTGTAA
- the LOC123397240 gene encoding zinc finger MYM-type protein 1-like encodes MNSSSGRKYDSGAFKRKKKQKIEEDAQSQYGALDKYVVKGPQTNSKNQTPDANIDHCDNAEEVEVTATEIGEGNVVMNNSVQPDILDDMNNSIQPDILDDMNNSVQPDIFDPRNWDGLDPKKIDILLQKGPKREDIEYGPYDKFSRRFSALPFSRILTNGEKFDRELKEHESSREHNTNMTAWYDFRVRMQKNQTIDKVAQRELEKEKEHWRKVLLRILLIVKFLAERNIAFRGSNRKLYQESNGNFLGLIEMLAEFDPVIKEHVDRITNDKIRDHYLGPSIQNELINMLATAIRSRIIEKVNEAKYFSVILDCTPDASHQEQMSLIIRYVDTSSASVCIEESFLGFLEVNDTTGQGLFNVLEEELNNLSLDLDNVRGQGYDNGSNMKGSNKGVQKKFLEKNPRAFYSACGCHSLNLALCDMAKSCRKATDFFGVVQRIYTIFANSTKQWQILKDNLKKLTVKSLSSTRWESHIESVKAICIQMPEIREALLQVAETDKDPLASSEAQSLAENELGGFEFVVSIIIWYAILSAVNLISKLFSKYRENGCSKALEAAKEIALEMDIHPEFRTKRKIKRKRQFDEGKYDGSIVSQSAEESFRVNYFLQVVDQAIVSLTRRFEQYQGYEKTFDFLFTSDRLRSLDDKSLLAACVNLEDVLKSGEHKDIDGAELFHELIFIQDLVKNSMGPVDILEILMKRPFYPNAIIAYRILLTIPVTVATAERSFSKLKLLKSYLRSTMTQERLNGHCEIVELLLSRGINVDLDSAQGTPLHAAAIPKDHDIIKILLEHHANPNKIYGLG; translated from the exons ATGAATTCTAGTTCTGGAAGAAAGTATGATTCTGGTGCCTTCAAACGCAAGAAGAAACAGAAAATAGAAGAAGATGCTCAATCTCAGTATGGCGctcttgataaatatgttgtgaaAGGACCCCAAACTAATTCTAAAAATCAAACTCCAGATGCTAATATTGATCATTGTGATAATGCAGAAGAGGTTGAGGTTACTGCTACAGAAATTGGTGAAGGTAATGTTGTCATGAATAATTCTGTTCAACCTGATATTTTGGATGACATGAATAATTCTATTCAACCTGATATTTTGGATGACATGAATAATTCTGTTCAACCTGATATATTTGATCCTAGAAATTGGGATGGACTTGATCCTAAAAAGATTGATATCTTGCTGCAAAAGGGTCCAAAAAGAGAAGATATTGAGTATGGTCCTTATGACAAGTTCTCTAGAAGGTTTTCTGCATTACCGTTTAGTAGAATTCTTACAAATGGAGAAAAGTTTGACAGAGA ACTTAAAGAGCATGAATCAAGTAGAGAGCATAACACAAATATGACTGCATGGTATGACTTTCGTGTGAGGATGCAGAAGAATCAAACAATTGATAAAGTTGCCCAGCGAGAACTTGAAAAAGAAAAGGAGCATTGGCGAAAAGTTTTGCTTAGAATTTTGTTGATCGTAAAATTTCTTGCAGAACGTAATATAGCATTTCGTGGCAGCAATAGGAAGTTGTACCAAGAGAGCAATGGGAATTTCCTAGGACTGATTGAAATGTTGGCTGAATTTGACCCAGTTATTAAAGAGCATGTTGACCGCATCACCAATGATAAGATTCGTGATCACTACCTTGGCCCTTCTATCCAGAATGAGTTGATAAATATGCTCGCTACTGCCATCAGGTCTAGAATTATTGAAAAGGTAAATGAAGCAAAATATTTCTCAGTTATTTTGGATTGTACTCCGGATGCAAGCCACCAAGAACAAATGTCTTTAATAATTAGGTATGTTGATACATCTTCTGCTTCCGTTTGCATCGAAGAATCTTTCTTAGGCTTTTTGGAGGTGAATGATACCACTGGGCAAGGTCTGTTTAATGTTCTGGAAGAGGAGTTGAATAATCTTAGCCTTGATTTGGACAATGTAAGAGGTCAGGGTTATGATAATGGGTCAAATATGAAAGGAAGCAATAAGGGGGTACAAAAGAaatttctggaaaaaaatccAAGGGCATTTTATTCAGCTTGTGGTTGTCATAGTctaaatcttgcgctatgtgataTGGCAAAGTCTTGCCGTAAAGCAACAGACTTTTTTGGAGTTGTACAACGCATATATACAATATTTGCTAATTCTACTAAACAATGGCAAATTCTCAAAGATAACTTAAAGAAGTTGACTGTCAAGTCATTGTCATCTACTCGTTGGGAGAGTCATATTGAGAGTGTTAAGGCTATATGTATTCAAATGCCAGAAATAAGGGAGGCTTTACTACAAGTGGCTGAAACTGATAAGGATCCATTGGCAAGTAGTGAAGCTCAATCATTGGCAGAAAATGAACTTGGTGGTTTTGAATTTGTAGTGTCTATAATTATCTGGTATGCTATATTATCCGCTGTTAATTTGATCAGCAAGC TTTTCAGTAAGTATAGAGAAAATGGCTGTTCAAAAGCATTGGAAGCTGCAAAAGAAATTGCACTTGAGATGGATATTCATCCAGAGTTCCGCACCAAGcgtaaaatcaaaagaaaacgacaatttGATGAGGGCAAATATGATGGATCTATTGTTTCACAATCTGCAGAGGAGTCATTTAGGGTCAATTATTTTCTGCAAGTGGTTGATCAAGCTATAGTTTCACTTACCAGGAGGTTTGAGCAATACCAGGGGTATGAAAAAACTTTTGATTTCTTATTTACTTCAGATAGGCTGCGATCTTTGGATGATAAGAGTTTGCTTGCTGCTTGTGTTAATCTTGAGGATGTACTTAAGAGTGGAGAACACAAAGACATTGATGGAGCTGAATTGTTTCACGAGTTAATTTTCATCCAGGATTTAGTTAAGAACTCCATGGGGCCTGTTGATATTCTTGAGATTCTGATGAAGCGTCCCTTCTATCCTAATGCTATTATTGCGTATAGGATTTTGTTAACCATTCCTGTAACTGTTGCAACTGCAGAAAGGAGCTTCTCTAAACTCAAGTTGTTGAAATCCTACTTGCGTTCTACTATGACACAAGAAAGGCTCAATG GACATTGTGAAATAGTAGAGCTGCTGCTTTCAAGAGGAATCAATGTGGATTTAGATTCTGCACAAGGGACGCCATTGCATGCAGCTGCTATCCCTAAAGACCATGACATAATTAAGATTTTGTTGGAGCACCATGCCAAT CCTAACAAGATTTACGGTCTTGGTTAA